The Oncorhynchus tshawytscha isolate Ot180627B linkage group LG16, Otsh_v2.0, whole genome shotgun sequence nucleotide sequence CTGTACATATTCTACCTTCTACCATGTTATCTACATGTTCTACCTTCTACCATGTTATCTGTACATATTCTACCATGTTATCTGTACATATTCTACCTTCTACCATGTTATCTGTACATAGTCTACCTTCCACCATGTTATCTGTACATATATTAACATCATACTATAATTTTATAAAAATGACTTTTTACATGCATTTTATAATAACATGGTCATATCATTCATCAATACTGTTGTTTATTTGATtataaacatgtttttgttaCAAAATCACTATACTAATAACCCTGGTACAATgttgacaaaataaatgtatctgATTTGCAGATGTCTCAAAGGTTCTGCTACAGTGCATATCCTCTCGCTGTGTGTAAATAACTGCTTTATGCTTATTTGTTGCAGAGACATTCTATTTTTCTGCCTTACCAATCCTTGTTTGGTGTGATATGGTCACACTGGTGATTAACCTCTGATTACATATTGAATCTGTTCAGTAACCGTGCTATTCTTTCGATTAAGTATGTGCAGAACCTCATCACATAATTAGTCATAATATTTTGTCTTTGGAAGGACACACATCATTTCAAAGAGCAGGTTGGCGGCAGTCAGTGCTGTATtgcctgcaaaaaaaaaaaaaagtgtgtttgAAATTATACTCAAAGTAAAACAGATTATTCAATGTGACACAGAGTCATGATaagtacagtacctgtggtgtcaTAGGGTGGAGACACCTCCACTAAATCACACCCCACCAGGTTTAGGCCATGGCAGCCCCGGATGATTTCTAGTCCCtgggtgtcacacacacaaagaggaaAACATAACACCACCCTCTGTGTCAGCAGCTGCCTCCATCTCATATCTGTATTATAACACAGTAACAACTAAATATTCTACCAAATGTCTGTAAAAACCACTAAAACAAAGTCAGGTATTTCCTTACTTGTATGGATGTGAGGCCTGCTATCTCTGGTGTGCCTGTTCCAGGGGCGAAGGCTGGGTCTAAAGCATCGATATCAAAGCTGAGGTAGACTGGACCCGTCCCCATCTGAGTCCGAACCGCAGCCATGAGAGGAACCAGGGACTTGAACCAACACTCCTCCACCTGAACCACACGGAATCCCTACAGagcatatacaaacacacagagagcgagagaacatacacacacggagagagagagaacacatacacacatttatgtTTTTCCTACACACTTTTctgtagttggtattcagacttaggTGCGTAACGGGCTTTGCTGGCGTGGTTCCCTTGCGAGCgctgaataaatgtaattcaactgctgaaaaccctcccaaTTGCTGGCGAACAAATTCTCTTGTGGTTTTCATTCAATAGtggtttcagtacatttatcttaagccatccctATAAATACACTGTACCTTTCATTTGAATTTTGTCGACAGACTAAAACACATTGAGAGAAtatagggatcaatgaaagaaaatcatctaaataaataaatattcgtCTCCGTTTCAACACCAactggtacaaaaaaaaaaatactctgATCGTATAGATTATTTAGGCAAATTTTTGGGTTAGGAAAGTATGTTTGAATCATTTCATATATTGcgcatgaaatatatatatatatattctaaaaATTGCCACATTCAGTTCTTTAACCCATGGTAATGTTGGAAGTTTAGTGTATTTACATTTATAATAGGGGGAATAGTGTACAATAGTAGGCTACACCCTCATCTATTGCCtgcactaaccatggaactgtgtgatgacAGCCAAGTATTGCACCGTGTGTCGGGTTCAAACTGTTAGGGCTCGGTCTGCGCTCCGCTCCATAACGATTTAATTAGCCTATATGTCTTTCATTTTTTATATTATCAACTGTTActaatagagccccacagtggaggtgtcataatatcCATAGagcctagtggtcaaacagggaaatggttccaatagtttttccaccatttccataggggattttagaaacacttaaaataagggctatGTTCTGTGTAGGCTTAAGctggtgtgacgttttgataacaaTGTAAATCTCTCACAACAGGTGAGCCATATAAGGTGACTTTTTTAAATCAATATAttcagctctatttactctcagattcgaaaatgctaattagcatcaaagtagatgtcatgcaagactacaaatccctgcaagctcctgcatgacacctttgctaacaggtattgtgtcaatttaaaacttgcacagttcacagaattgtccatttaaagaaatgtagccaatttattaaTTACTAAATGTAGCTTATATTAGAGATCCTTACCTTTGACTCGATTGAACAGTcttgtccagatcatcatggcatttaaAGTTTTTTAtaatagccacattagcagctaattagcatttcattttgggggagtaaatacaggtgaatatattgatagaagtcaccttgtcctagagactTTTACACAGTTAGCAAAATGTCATGCTAGGGTAAGCCTacccaaaacacagcccttattttaagtgtttctaaaatcttgtgtggaaaaacaattggaaccatttccctgtttgaccactaggttttatgggtattatgactatTACTGTGGTACTCTGTAATCCTCAGCAACGTGGTGTTTACAGAGGAAACAAATGAAGGTAAACAAAACTATGTAATTAAATTGAATGATAATGTAGGAtataccaactgaagggaactTTGCTGTTGAATATGAGTTATTAGGCCTACTGATAGTGTTATTTAAAATGATAGAAATAGGAAACGGGGTAGCCTATAATTAAGACCTTCGAGAGTGCACATAGCTGCAAGTTAAAAGGCTGTACAATTAAAATTCTGCAAAATGGCACAGCATTTCATAAACGTTACTGTGAGAAAGTTGATATGCTCAGTTTTctgccatatgactggtttcacatttgtctgcAGTGATTATAAGGTAAAATGTATCTAAAACAAATGTCATTTATATTTGCAATTCCCTTATCGAAACAGATTACTTATTTAACTAGCACTTAGcacttatcaatagctcttatgaAATTGTAAATTAAAGTGCATGGAGAAAGAAGTGTTATATCTATCGGGAATTAAGTCAAGATCAGAATACAGCGtttctgtagacacacctccgccaCGCCTTcaattcaaggtcagaatacacagAGAGAACAAAGTGCATAAAATGGGAATAGCGTTCCATTTACGTGCAGTTAACTCAGGCCGGAATCGGGGCCATAGAGAGATATTTTAATCATATATAATGTTTATTATTTGACCTATTTTTTTACTTTTGTGAATGTTTGTGTCCCCCTAGGTGAGGACAACCTCTACGCACAGCGAAGTGAGTACCTGTGCTCGGCTCCACTCATAGGCATCAGGTGAGTAACCTGTACCACGCAGGCCTATCTGGACGACCCTCTTGCAGTCTAGCAGGCCCTCCTCCACACAGCGCCTGAAGGGTGTCCCGTGGCCAATCTTCTCCCCCAGGACCACGTCACTTGTGTCGGCATGAGCATCCACATGGATGAGACCCACAGGGCCGTGTCTGACAAACACGGGATACAAATGTACTGTTTCACAAAGATCGATTCAGCCCAGTCCTGTACCAAAAATTGAGCTGAACagagattctccattgaaagGTCATTTTTTTaaccaaaacaaaaaaatgtatgttaaaaTGGCATGTTATTGAAGTGTCCAGACACTTTTTTTGCCAGTTCACTTGGTTTGAGAAAATTATCCGACCGGCGATAGACTTCCTCAGGCTAATTCCGCAGTATCGGGGCAGTGATGAAACATGAACAAAGGCTCCAGAAACACCCACATAGGTCCTTTTAGAAACTGAaatgctctcagtatagtgatgcaagTCATTAAATGTTGTACAAATTGAGTCATTGCGAACTTCTGCCAATTTACATTCCATGATGTTGGACTTGAACGATACTTTTTGCAAGCATGGACGTACTTTCTATCAGCACAATGGGGGACAAGAAAACACTTGCATGCTCGCACACCGATACTGCAGAACGAGCATGAGGAAGTCTATCCATGGTGGGGTAAGTTTCTCAGAACCAAGTGAAATCGCAAAAAAAAGTGAACACCTCTATAACATGCattgacatttatttttattttttgcaaacCTCTCCTTTAATATGTCCAGGAAACTGGCCCTGAAAGTATTCTAGTTATTCTGGCATTTTACAAATGTAGGGCTACTGATACACTACTTACTTCTCAGCAACTGCTTGGAGAATAGGGTATGCTATGGTGTGATCACCACCTGTTAAAAGACCGAATAAAATGTAGCCTATCCAGTTAAACATACACCTTAACGTTAGTGTGTCATGCCAACACTTTGTAACAGTAACCTTTGTACTATAATTGTCAGGAAGGTTCATAAGCAGGGCAAAGATGAACCATTCAACGTTAGCCTAAATGTGTGACAAGGAGAAAGAAGAAGCAGGTATTGTTTTGAGGCACATCTGAAAGGAATATCGATCACTGTTGAAATGTAGTTAGTAGGCATTTGCTATAATGTCCAAAATCCCTTTCCTCACATCTCAGATTGCATAGTGTAGAAATGGGTGCTCCTCCTCACCCATAGTAAGGGGGATACAGCCCGTGGCCAGGATTGTACGGTAGGCCTCCCGGATTCGTCTGCAGGTGTCCTTTAGGTCATACACGTTGACGTTGACGTCCccaatatcagcaaccatcagaGACTCATAGGGGGCTGCCCG carries:
- the LOC112216275 gene encoding agmatinase, mitochondrial, which encodes MLSLLKTSRIDILGTLRRSCIRITDTFSEVSAVCNKRLDRRRPCITPRRLCSGKRYNVPPSAEFVARVSGIATMGKLPYQETADGLDAAFVGVPIDTGTSNRPGTRFGPRQIRAESAMLRAYNSGTRAAPYESLMVADIGDVNVNVYDLKDTCRRIREAYRTILATGCIPLTMGGDHTIAYPILQAVAEKHGPVGLIHVDAHADTSDVVLGEKIGHGTPFRRCVEEGLLDCKRVVQIGLRGTGYSPDAYEWSRAQGFRVVQVEECWFKSLVPLMAAVRTQMGTGPVYLSFDIDALDPAFAPGTGTPEIAGLTSIQGLEIIRGCHGLNLVGCDLVEVSPPYDTTGNTALTAANLLFEMMCVLPKTKYYD